In Carassius gibelio isolate Cgi1373 ecotype wild population from Czech Republic chromosome A10, carGib1.2-hapl.c, whole genome shotgun sequence, the DNA window AACAAGTTTATCAGACCTACTGAATCATTTCTTTCATTAGCAAACATCCTCCCAACCAAACACCCAAAGAATTTAAATGTGAGAAAACTTGTTTTACTTTCTTCTTCAACAAGTTTTTTGACACCGAGAAGCTGAGGTGACAGGCTGAGATGAAAAGCTATGTGTCTGTTAAATATGTGGTGATTTGCATTTATCGTTATAAAAAACTTGATTTTAAGACTAGCATAATTACAGACCACTAAAATCTTAGACGAGTGGGTGAAATCAGTTTTTATCAGATTTGATCATGTGCTCGCCTTAAAAATGCATTCAGTTGTTgctaaaatgttgaaaaaagaCTAAGTACTGCAGTATATAATTAGTTACAATAAAGCATTTGTGTTTCTGAAATGCTTATTGCAAATTGATATGGGACTCAATGTCACATTCCCCCAGTAAGTTCATCTCAAGTTCTTGAAAAACTCTTGTTGAAACTTCTGCCACTGTTGTGCCCTTGAGGTTCTGACCTGCAATGCAATTAGTCTCCTTAAAGTAGATTTGTGTGAAATGCAGTAGGTAATGAGTGATTAACACAGCCCCCTGCCACCTCATCAAACCCCTGCCAAGCGCAAAGAGCCATGTGCTGTGTTATGACTGCTACGTGCCTGCCAAAATGTGAGATGATATTCCCATGTGTCTTGAAGTACAAAGCAAAAATCTTTTCCAAGCAGTCATTTTCACAATGCATTGGTTGATAAATGTAAATCagttcaaaaaatattattttccacCAAATTAATAGTGGTCATCTTCAGCTGCTTTTGATGGTGGACATCCCATAGATATACTGTAAAAGACATAAGTAATATCTAGAGGTGAGAAtattaaaggggcagttcacccaaaaatgaaaatttgatgtttatcccCAGGGCATccgagatgtaggtgactttgtttcgtcagtagaacacaaacaaagatttttaactcaaaccattgcagtctgtcagtcatataatggaagtaaacgggaatcacggctttgagagacaaaaaaactgaaacaaaaccaaattaaaccctgtggctcgtgacagtacattgatgtgtaaagacataaaaggattggtctgtgcaagaaactgaacagcatttgtattgttttttaccTGATTCaccgcaatgtctgaactgtcatAAAAACGTTCTCAACAGCTGAGGCATCTTCTTATTCTTCTTGCTTTACTGCAGATCGCAGACCACCTATCTCTCAGATGGATCATTGACATTTTGTCTACtgtacaatctcaattaggagtgtcaatgatcCATTTGGGAGAttggtggtggtaatgcacttagaAGTCTacggtgaatcagaggtaaaaaaaaaaaaaaaaaacacttgtatatatatatatatatatatatatatatatatatatatatatattaggggtgtaacggttcacaaaattcacggttcggttcgatacgatacactgatgtcacggttcggttcggttcggtacgttttagatacagcaaaatgtaaaaacatctcaacttttcagaatgccgcaagcgcaccgcgggtcatgtgacaagaactaaccaatcagcttcatcctttcccgtaacaacgttgagagctcagccaagatgaaggatcagctgatcatagttgtatatggattgcaattttgaaataaatttagtagcagcgctactgcaagcgatttttagagctgcaaatccatttatccttcgctgaaatttccgcgtctcatggagagagcacgtcattgttgcttagcaaagacagacgcctcatgagcgcttctgcccgagcgctttggaaaggaggagaaagacgcgcttagcgttttccatgcgtttttaggcacgatatgtgaactgcccctaaggcgctcgctcactcagcacgcgctgaaggctcgttgcaaaatgtcgaatgcctttaacagaccagaaatataagatcctaaaataaccaacaggtctggtgtttgggttggattccctgtaagctatagtgtctaaatgctgcagggatagtttgctgcgtgcatgtttctcctttttttcgtcttttcccagatagtactgacgcatatatcccagatattcccgctgtttttttttttgtttttttttgtaatcccgctggtgtaccctgtcatgttgcagatgcgacataccgttgtttttttatccaccactctcttgccatcaccattatagcttaaagggaatccaaagtgcacccaaacaccagacctgttggttattgggggatcttctcatttctagtctgttaaacgcattggctattttgcaacgagccttcagcgcgtactgagtgagcgagcgcctgctgagtagcctaacataaacatataagatggtgtttttttcttcttcgggagtgtcaggggcgttgcctgttacgttgtttgggttattgggcaaccttgttgaacgcatatcattatatttctctctctctctctctctttttttttttttttcaaatataattaattactccaacgaaccgttcggtatacataatgcgtaccgaaccgaaagcgtcgtaccgaacggttcaatacgaatacgcgtatcgttacacccctaatatatatatatatatatatatatatatatatatatatatatatatatatatatatatatatatatatattcagtttgttgcacagaccaattgttttgtgtctttacatatcaatgtatcatcacgagccgcagggtttaatttggttttgtttgtatgtttttttgtttgtttgtttttttgtctctcaaagccatgattcctattcacttccattatgtgactgacagactgcaacggtttgagttaaaatctcagtttgtgttctactgaaaaaacagtcacctacatcttggatgcaatgggggtaagcagataaacataaaagtcatttttgagtgaactatccctttaagagactACTTGCTagtaaccacctagcaaccactaaCAGAACACTCTAGCATTACTGTGGCATTTCTGTATGGGCAAACAACTAATATTTTAGGCATTTTACTCACCAAATCAGGTTTTAGTTTCTTATCCCAGCTGGACTTTTCAGTGGGGAAAGTTTCGTCTTTACGTCAGAAAGATGTAAAGATGACACACCACTGACATGAGAAACGTCATAAGTCTGATATCTGATCCGTGGACCTAAGACTATCTTCCTGCTCAGTGGACACCCTCATGAAAATGGAAAACTATGAATAATAAAATTAGGGATTCACCTCAGAGTGTAAGACAAGGTGTGCTGTtcttacaacacattttttgatCAATATCCCAGCTGTTTATCCtatcaattaatttatttcacatttaaatgtacttttgatCATCAAAACAAGTCATAGTCAAtgaggaaaaaattaaataatgatcaGCTGACTGTACATAATTCTGTTTAtgtacatgaaatattgatttaaacttaaatattttatacatttgtattttatgttttgcacTTTGCGTCAGATACTAGTTTTATGGACATATTATTCAATACATTTTAGAttactcaaatgtttctcaattaATATGATCTGGGGGGCAGAATGTGTAACAATTAAACAAGTATTAGGCCTACAATTAAAactagttttaaaatgttttaaatgaaatctGACATGTCACGCTGCAGGATATAAAATTACTCAGTTATTCGATGAGAACTGACGGAGAAACACTCAAAAACAGCTGAATTTTGCATGTGTAATGTCTTTTAGTTGAGATGATGCATAAAAACAAAGTGACACATGTGGTCACAAATATCGACTTACAATCACTTGCGTTcaagttcttttcttttctggttAATTCATAAATCCAGTAGAGTATATAAGGTATGTATAACTGGGACTGAACCACAGTCAGAGAGTCCAACAAGACTTTTCTTTTATTCTACAATAATGAAGAAAACTACAGGTACAGGGTCATACATTTGgctgaatagaaaaaaatatatatgtagctCACAGTAATTTGTTCAAAAGACTCTAATTTATTGATGGCTAACTGAACCATATCTTGCTAAGAGAATGAAAAgcttaaatatgtttatatatgtttcaATAAGGAAtaattgtgcatataaattcaGGTTGAAAAATGCTTAGGCTATAAGATCATTGTGAACATTATCAGCTAACGAATATCTCCTTTTGTCCTCTGACTGTCCTGAAGTTCTACAGGTTTGTATGGTGTTTGTGGTCTGCTCACTGCAGGCCGTGATCGGATCGCCTGTTGACTGTCCAGACCAAGATACTGCAGGAGTGTCCTGTATCATCTCACTGGAAAAGCTCCTGGAACGAGCCGTTCAACATGCAGAGCTTATTCACCACATCGCAGAGGAGTCCAAGTTGCTGTTTGTGAGTAACAGAGAAATGAACCTGAAGCTAAGCTTATTAAAGGTTCTTTTTGGATTTTGCAATGTACCGTGGTTACAATCTTACTAAATACCTGATGAGAATAAGTAAACAGTACAGAATGCCTCTTAAATATTTTCAGGACGAGATGCTCATTTCATTCGGCGTTGTGAATCTGCATATTTCCGAAGGGACCATGTGTTCTCCTAAAACGGTGTCGGTTCCTATGTCTAAAACTGAAATCCAACAGATTTCCGTGAGTTCATTTAATGGCACCTGATGAAATTCACTGTAAGAGAGTAACTATCAGCTAGGAATTCTAAGAtaaaactgtctttttttttttcaggacaaaTGGCTCCTTCACTCAGTCCTGATTCTGGTCCAGTTCTGGATTAATCCACTGGTAGATGTACAGGCGTCTCTTATGAATTATCAGAACGCCCCAAGTGCCCTGGTTGACAGGAGCAAACTGATGTCTACTAAAATAACAAGCCTGGAGCAGGGTATACTGGTTCTTATTAGACAGGTGAATATGAATTGTTGAAACTTATGAGATCAAGCTCTTAATCGAACACTCTTTGTTCTTCATCAAGCTTCAGTATGTTTAGAAatcagtctttctttctttctttctgccaGATACTCGGTGAAGGTGGTTTGGTGTTGGAAGGTCCTGAAGACACATCTGATCACTTTGTTTCTTCCGATACGTTTGAGACTGTGAGAAGAGACTACAGTGTGATCTACTGCTTCAGGAAAGATGCGCACAAGATACAGACTTTGCTCAAACTGCTGAAATGCCGTCAGATTGATAAGGAGAATTGCTCCCTATTCTAACTAAAAAAGAAATGAGCTTCTGCCATTTTATCTTGTGTTTCAGTGTTATTCTGCCAAAGCTGGCTTTGCTATTGCACAAATattgaattgaaaataaaaaattttttgcatGTTCACTTGGAGATTGAGCctgttatttttgcttttaaatgtcaGATATGGTTTACTGAAGGTTTGTAAAGTgtcattttctaaattaaaaatgcatatttagagCATATTAACTGATCATGGGAAATAACACTGAAATGCTTCACAAAATCCTCAAAGTCCACTTATGAGAACACTGAAGTTTTAAATCGCAGAAAATCCCAACTTCCCCAAAGCAATCTGTATAGACCAGAAAGAAAAGGGGGAAACGTTTTAGTTGCCATTTGGTTTACAGACCATATGGGGGCGCAAGAGAGTTGGAGTGTTGCTATTGTCCAGTTAGCCACtgctattgagagcattttctctaaatataaattgtagcgaaaaaataaaaaggtaacgcTAATAGGCAGATTGTTCTAACTCTTATATGTTAACCACTCAACATGCACATGACTGAAAACATCTAGGTTGAGCTATGCACCACAAAAATTGGAGGACAACTTTAGTTTTAACTCATGcatgaaaatatgattaaaaatctTTTATGTGATCAtaactagctaaaataaaataccacTTCCTACAAAAAGGTAACAATGGTTCCAAAGAATGGAACAGTCCTCTTATTCACTCCAGTTCATGTTTTCCATCACCATTATCTTAAACACCTCTATCTTAAACAGAATTTACAAACATTTTGTGTcagcgtttttcttttttttttcttttttttttatcagacatAACTTAAACTACTGCTAGGTTCTCCGGTCAGATTTTCAGAACGCTGCAAGGCAGAAATGTCACCCTCCTGAAAGCCCCAATTTCAAAGCAACTGCGAATTCATTGCCATTGCTGGGATAAAAGACTTCAACATTTAATTAAAGGAAGCTTTACTGTTTATGATGTTGAAATTACTCATCTATTAGTGAATAAAACTGTGTGACATTCATGCAGAATCAAACCTTTCCAGACCCTTTAAAATGTTATGACCTTCTAAAAGCCGCT includes these proteins:
- the LOC128021663 gene encoding somatolactin, producing the protein MKKTTVLQVCMVFVVCSLQAVIGSPVDCPDQDTAGVSCIISLEKLLERAVQHAELIHHIAEESKLLFDEMLISFGVVNLHISEGTMCSPKTVSVPMSKTEIQQISDKWLLHSVLILVQFWINPLVDVQASLMNYQNAPSALVDRSKLMSTKITSLEQGILVLIRQILGEGGLVLEGPEDTSDHFVSSDTFETVRRDYSVIYCFRKDAHKIQTLLKLLKCRQIDKENCSLF